The Humulus lupulus chromosome 3, drHumLupu1.1, whole genome shotgun sequence genome window below encodes:
- the LOC133825286 gene encoding uncharacterized protein LOC133825286, with protein sequence MEQPGAPDLRSAFQARKVGAGPVVKRLRVAKKSTPSAGNTSKSPAKSKDTSSRDAPTSLGHQPTLSILAKCRNITQAQTRNNELQAELDAARVALNAAKESEEVAKASLIASQKNEQAAKAALTTSQENDQVAKTALSASQAQAAEAQVEIGELKARILEAEIKAKEERAASSSSSSMEEMLY encoded by the exons atggaacaaccaggaGCTCCTGACCTACGATCTGCCTTTCAAGCTAGGAAGGTTGGTGCGGGCCCTGTTGTGAAGAGGCTTAGGGTGGCAAAAAAGAGCACTCCTTCGGCGGGGAATACCTCAAAGTCCCCAGCTAAGAGCAAGGACACGAGCTCAAGAGATGCTCCCACCTCCTTAGGTCATCAGCCAACTCTG tccATCCTGGCCAAATGCCGCAATATAACTCAGGCTCAGACCAGAAACAATGAGCTCCAGGCTGAGTTGGATGCTGCTAGAGTCGCCTTGAATGCTGCCAAGGAAAGTGAGGAGGTCGCCAAAGCTTCCCTGATAGCTTCTCAAAAGAATGAGCAAGCTGCCAAGGCTGCTCTCACCACCTCCCAAGAAAATGATCAGGTAGCAAAAACCGCATTATCTGCCTCACAAGCTCAGGCTGCTGAAGCTCAGGTCGAGATTGGTGAGCTTAAAGCAAGAATACTTGAGGCTGAGatcaaagccaaggaggaaagggcggcatcatcatcatcatcatccatgGAAGAGATGTTATACTAG